CGGCCGCATCGCCGGTGCCGAGCACGATGTGCAGGCGGTCCAGCGTGGCCGGCAGGCGGGTGGCGGTCGCAATCCTGGTCACACCCGCCGTCGTGAGAATGCTGCGCACCAATGCGACCGAGGCTGGGTCCGCGCCAGGCGCGACCACCAGCACCACCGAGCGGCCCAGCGTGAGCGTCGCGCCATCCAGCGCGATGGAGACAGGGGTCGGATAGATCGCCGGCTGGGTCACCGGATCGATCACCGCCTGCGCGAGTGCCGGGGCGGCCATGCCCAGCCCCACCAATACCGAAAGCAGGCGCACGCCGGGCCTGCTGTTGCGTGGCTTCATGTCGAACTCCGGTATTGGAATGGTATTACGCCCTAGAGTAGGCAAGTCGCGCTGCGGCGACAAGCGCTGCCACCCCATGCCGGATCCAGTTTCTTTCATGCGCTTTTATGCACGTGTCGGCTGCAGCCGCCCATCAAGGCGAGCTCGACCGATTCTTATTGCGGTATTGAAATGGTATGAGCTCAGCGATGCGGGCCCGGGACACGCCCTTGGGGGCCTGCATGCACGTCAGCCGCAGCAATGGAGGCACCGCAACGGGCGCAACGCACTGTCAGCAGTGCATCGCCGCCTACGTCTTGATCTGTCAACAGCGCACGCCTCTGCAGCACAGCGGCGCGAGGACCCACACGTCGCACGCCATTGGCAGCACTGCATCACTCCAGCGCATGGATCCGCAGGACGCTCTGGCGACCTACAACGCGTCGCTGTCCAGCTCACCGGTGCGGATGCGCACCACGCTGCCCAGGTCGTAGACGAACACCTTGCCGTCACCGATCTTGCCGGTACCGGCTGCCGCCACGATGGCTTCGACCACACGCTCGGCCTGGTCGTCGGTCACCGCCACTTCGATCTTCACCTTGGGCAGAAAATCGACCACGTACTCGGCGCCGCGATACAGCTCGGTGTGGCCCTTCTGGCGGCCGAAGCCCTTGACCTCGGTCACGGTGATGCCCGCCACCCCACAGCCGGCGAGCGCTTCGCGCACATCGTCGAGCTTGAACGGTTTGACGATGGCCATGATCATTTTCATTGGTACAGATCCCAGGGCATGACGGGCGCGCAGCATACCGTGGACGGGGGCAACACTCATCCATGCCGGCGACCATCACCGCGGACGACAGGCGAATGGGACTATCCTTACCGCCTGCCGACTGCCTTGCCGATGTCCCGCGTGTGGCGGCCTGCACTAGGCTTCCTACAGACCTGCGGAGACCACCATGATCGATTTCAACCAGCTCGACGACCTCGCCCGCCGCCTCAGCGACCTGGTGCCGCCGGGCCTGCGCCAATCGCGCGAAGAGCTGCAGAGCACCTTCAAGGGTGCCTTGCAGGCCGGCCTGGGCAAGCTGGACCTGGTCACCCGCGAAGAGTTCGACGTGCAGCGCGCGGTGCTGCTGCGCACGCGCGAAAAACTCGACGCGCTGGAGCAGGCGGTGGCCGCCCTGGAAGCACGCGCAACCGGCACACCGCCCAGTGCGGCCCCCGGTTCCGATACTCCCTGACCCGAGCCTTCCCCCATGAGTCTGGCGCTGGTGCACAGCCGTGCCCGCGTGGGGGTGCACGCGCCTGAGGTTCGGGTGGAGGTGCATCTGTCCGGCGGTCTTCCCTCCACCCAGATCGTGGGCCTGCCCGAAGCGGCGGTGCGCGAGTCGCGCGAGCGCGTACGTGCGGCGTTGCTCTGCGCGCAGTTCGAATTTCCGGCCCGGCGCATCACCATCAACCTGGCGCCTGCGGATCTGCCCAAGGAGGGCGGTCGTTTCGACATGCCGATCGCGCTTGGCATCCTGGCCGCCAGCGGGCAGATCGACCGCCAGGCATTGGCCGAGTATGAGTTTCTCGGCGAGCTGGCGTTGACCGGCGAGCTGCGCGGCGTCGACGGCGTGCTGCCGGCCGCCCTGGCCGCCGCACAGGCGGGGCGACGGCTGATCGTGCCGCTGAGCAATGGCGCCGAGGCGGCCATCGCCGGGCATGTCCAGGCCTTCACTGCGCGGACCCTGCTGGAGGTCTGCGCCGCCCTCAACGGCACCCAGCCGGCGCCTGCCGCGGAACTGGCAGGCGCCACGCTCGGCGCACGTGCGCTACCGGATATGGCCGACGTGCGCGGGCAACCGCATGCGCGCCGCGCGCTGGAGATCGCCGCCGCCGGAGGGCATCACCTGCTGCTGGTCGGCAGCCCCGGATGCGGCAAGACCTTGCTGGCCTCGCGCCTGCCCGGCCTGCTGCCGGACGCCAGCGAAGCCGAAGCACTGGAAACGGCTGCCATCACCTCGGTCAGCGGCCGTGGGCTGGATCTGGCCCGCTGGCGCCAGCGGCCCTACCGGTCCCCGCACCACACCGCCAGTGCGGTTGCCCTGGTCGGCGGCGGCACGCACCCGCGCCCCGGCGAGATTTCGCTGGCGCACAACGGCGTGCTGTTCCTGGACGAACTGCCCGAGTGGCAACGGCAGACCCTGGAAGTGCTGCGCGAGCCGCTGGAATCGGGACTGGTCACGATCTCGCGTGCGGCGCGCAGCGTGGATTTTCCGGCACGCTTCCAGTTGGTCGCAGCCATGAACCCCTGCCCGTGCGGCTGGGCGGGCGATGGCAGCGGCCGGTGCCGCTGCAGCAGCGACAGCATCCGCCGCTACCGCAGCCGCATTTCCGGGCCACTGCTGGACCGCATCGACCTGCATGTGGAAGTGCCGCGGCTGCCGGCGCAGGCGCTGCGTAGCGGCACCCCCGGTGAGGACAGCGCCAGCGTGCGTGCCCGCGTGGTCGCCGCGCGGCAGCGGCAGCTCGCGCGCGGCGCTCTTCCAAACGCACAGCTCGATCAGCCCGACACCGACCGCCACTGCCGGCTGCAAGGCGACGACCAGGTGCTGCTGGAACGCGCGATCGAGCACCTGCAGCTGTCCGCACGTTCGATGCACCGCATCCTGCGCGTGGCGCGCACCATCGCCGATCTCGACGACAGCGCGGACATCGCCACCCGCCATCTCACCGAAGCGATCGGCTACCGCAAGCTGGATCGCGCACTCGGCACCGCCAGCGCGGCGTAGCGCAGGGATGACTAGGGCGCGTCATCAATTGAGCAAGATGACCGAGGCAATCCAGTAGCTCGCTCCAAGGAAGTTGCAGGCGGTCTTGCCGTAGCGAGTCGCAATGGCGCGGTACTGCTTGGGTTTGGCAAAGACGTTCTCAATCAGATGTCGATCCTTGTACGGCACCCGGTCGTAGTCGCGCTGCACCTTGCGGGTCGGGCGGGAGGGGATGACGATCCGCGTCCCCTGCCGCCGCATCGGTTCGAGGACCCGTGCGCTGGCATCGTAGGCACGATCAGCACGCAGGGCGCCGGCCGACACGTGCGGCAACAAGACACCTTCACCTTCCAGATCCGACGCGTGGCCTGCGCTCAGATGAAACGCCACTGGATTGCCCAGCGCATCACGTGAAGCTGATGGCACCAAAGAAATATGTCTCAATAATTTTCATTAAACTTCTGGCGACATAATCCCGGCCGCCAGAGAAGGACGATCCTTCTGCATCAATTCTTCTGAAGCGGCGTTGTCATAATGTCGGATATAAAATTGACCACTAGCCCATCGACTGACTTCGCATTGGGCAACGGCCTGTCTGAAATTACGACAACATCCACCGAGACATCTTTCCCAACTGCAGTATAGTCTGCCCGGGTGACCTCTTTGTTTGATATGGAGAAGCCCTTCGAAAATAGATCCTCCAGTGATGGGAGTGCTTGTTTCCTCTGCGATCTTTACCATCATCTGCTGATCGGTCGCCATGGTGAAGTCCGTTGTTGCAACCTCCATAGCAAATGATCCGCAATCGTAAAATATCGATAGTCCGTTGAAAAGATCGCCACCTTTAACTCGAACCCCCTTTGGATGGCTGTCTAGCGCAGTACAGGGAAGGCCCGGAATTTTGTAAGAAGGGATTTTTAAGGCGCTCTCGTATCCCTCCTTGCGCGCAATATCCCTTATTGAAAAGAAAATATCCTGGAATTCTTTTTGGGAATATAGTGCTGTGCCAGATGCCCTTGTCGGCTGTGCGGCATCTCGTGAATAAGCTGTTGATGATCTTGGTTTTTCCTCGACCACATCTTGCGACAACCGGGGCTCCGTTCCACTCTGAACATTCTTTCAATTGGGAAATTTGGCGTTGCCACGCTTTGACTGCTTGCTGATGAAGAGAAAATTATGGCGGACACGACAATTATTGATTTATTCATAACCATCCTCCAGAGAGCGTGCAGTCTTCGGTAAAACTGGTGAAGCAAGGATCTTTGCCCACGCAATAATTACTTATTTTGGGGTCGATTGCCTGACTGATATCGCCACCCGCCATCTCACCGAAGCGATCGGTTACCGCAGCTGGATCGCGCACTCGGCACCGCCAGCGCCAGCGCGGCGTAGCGCGGCGGCGATTGCACCACCGGCTGCCGCGGTGGCCGCGCCCGGGGGCGCGTTCTGCACCGACAGCTTCGCGCGCGCGTGCCTGCTGCGATGATCGCCCCAGCCGATGCGCCATCGCAGGCAAGCCTTCGAGGCGTGCCCTGCGGTTCCATTCCACACCACACCGCCAAGCGCCACGCCGCAACATCCACTTCATGGCACTGCACGTACAACGTCAGCCTCTCCTTTGCACCGAGGTTGTCATGAGCCGACTCCCCGAGTTATCCACCGTGCCGTCGCTGGATCTGAATCGCTATCTGGGTACCTGGTACGAGATCGCGCGGCTACCGATCCGTTTCGAGGATGCGGACTGTACCGACGTGTCGGCGCATTACACGCTGCAGGACGACGGCACGGTGCGCGTGCATGTAATGACCCACTGAAAATCTGCTCAGGTGTTAGCCTTCAGAGGAGACATCGATGAGTGCAGTAATGGACGAAGAACAGATCAAGCGCTGGACGGCCCGGCGCAAGTCGGCGCTGGTGCTGGAGATCATCCAGGGGAAGACGACGGTGGCCTTGGCCAGCCGGCAGTTCGACCTGACGCCCAATGAGATCGAAGGCTGGGTCGAGGAAGGTAAGCGCGGCCTGGAGAACGCGCTGCGGGCCAAGCCCGAAGACGTGCGCGAGCAGTACGAACGCCAGCTCAAGGAGCTGCAGGAAGCCTACGGCGAAGCCATGCTGGAACTGCGTGCCCGAAAAAAATTGGCAGCCCTGCTGGGCAAGGACGAGAGCTGATGGCCTCGATCCAGCAGGGCCTGAAGGAGGACGGGTTCGACGTCTCGATGGTCAAGCTGTGCCGCTGGTTCGGTGTACCACGGCGCAGCGTGTACTACACGCCGCGCAAGGCAGCGCCGAAGGTGAAGCCAGAGCTGGCCGAACCGATCAAGGCCATGATCGAGGCCGAGCCGTCGTTCGGGTATCGGACGGTGGCTGGGCTACTGCGGATGAACAAGAACACGGTGCAGCGGATCTTTCAGATCAAGGGCTGGCAGGTGCGCAAGCGGGCCGTGGGCAAGCGACCGCGGATCGAGGCCTTGCCCTCGGTGGCCAGCGCACCGAACCAACGCTGGGCCACCGACCTGTGTCGGATCTGGGGCGGTAAGGACGGCTGGCTGAGCCTGGCCCTGGTGATCGATTGCCATACCCGGCAATTGCTGGGCTGGCAGCTCTCGCGCACGGGCAGGGCCAGCACCGCCGTGGCGGCCTTGGAGCAAGCACTGATCACCCGCTTCGGCACGCTGGGCAAGGTCAAGGAGCCGTTCCTGCTGCGCTCGGACAATGGCCTGGTCTTCACCAGCCGCGACTACACCCGCCTGGTCGCTGGCTACGGCATGAAGCAGGAGTTCATCACGCCACACTGTCCCCAGCAGAACGGGATGGTCGAGCGCGTCATACGCACGCTCAAGGAACAGTGCGTCCATCGGCACCGGTTCGAGAGCTTGGCCCACGCCTTGCGCGTCATCAGCGACTGGATTGGGTTCTACAACCGGCAGCGCCCGCATCAGGCACTGAACATGATGACGCCTGACCAAGCCTATGCCGCTACATTAACCACCTGACCTGTGCAGAAACCGGTGGGTCATTACATGCAGAACCGCTGCCTGACCGTGGAAGGGGAGCTGGAGGAAGCCATCGGCCAGGCGCGTCCTATCGACGACACCCACGGCCGTCTGGAAGTGACCTTTCTGCCCGAAGGGCTGCGCTGGATTCCCTTCACCAAGGGCGACTACTGGGTGATGCGCATCGACGCCGACTACACCGCAGCCCTGGTTGGCAGCCCCGATCGCAACTACCTGTGGCTGCTGGCGCGGCTGCCACAGCTGGACGAAGACATCACCCAGGCCTACCTGGCGCATGCACGCGAACAGGGCTTCGATCTGGCGCCATTGATCCACACCCCGCACACCGGGCGGCTGACCGAACAGCCATTGCCCTGAACCCTGCGGCGTTGCCATTGCGTGATGGCCGCGGGCGACCACTGCGGGGTGCCGACCGGCACGCACTTCCAGCGGCAACCCGCGGCCGGCCACGCATCAGCGCCAGTTACCCGTTGAGCGTGCCCAGATCCTTGGCGGCGGCCTGCGCGCCTTCCAGGCTGTCGAACGCCACGCCGGTGTCGCCGACCACGTACTTGATCAGTTCGCCGTCGCGCGTGGTTTCCTGCATCTTGAAGATCGGCACTGCATCGGTGCCGCCGACACGTTCTTTCTGCGTTGTCATGGATGAGTCCTCCAGTGAGAGCGCCTTGCCGCGGATCGGCTGGCCCTGCGGCCCGCATGGGCGAGCGCAGACGCAACGACCGTAGCGCGCCCGCGCGTGCAGGCGCGTGAATCCCTCGCAGCGCGGCAGTTCGCACAGCGCATCGGGTCCGCTCGGCAGAAAATCACATCCACTTCGCTACGCGGACGCGCGCAATACACGCGTGTGTCGTACATTCGCGACGTGCAGCCTCATCCGTCCCCATCTGTGGTCCACATCACGTCGTTGCGGCGCGCCCGTTGGCGCGGCAACGCGGCCGTGGCGCACGCCTGGATGCTGCCGCAGCGTCCACCCCGCATCGGGCCGCACGCGTGATCTGGCCCTCATGCCGATGCGGGTGGTGACGTGAAGCGCCAACGCATCATCAGCTTGACCGTGCTGTTGGTGGCGGTGTGCGCAACGCTCCCGATCGGTCTGTCGTACTACCTGGCCTGGCGGCTGGCGCTGTCGCGTGAGGAAGGCAGGCTCAGCCAGCTGGCGGCGCTGTCGATCCGGCGTACCGAAACCGCCTTCGACGAAGCCCATGGGGCCTTGCTGAGCATGGCCGCCTCCCGGCTGACGCCCTGCTCGCCCGCCCACCTGGCGCAGATGCGCGCGTTGGTGCTGACCAGCCAGTACATCGTCGAGCTGGGGCATTTCCGGCAAGGGCGGTTGCGCTGCACCTCTTGGGGACTATTGCCTGCCAGCATTCCGCAGCGCCGCGCGGATTTCGTGGTCAAGCGCGGCATTGCAGTCACCACGCGGCTGCTGCCGCTGGCCAATCCGCAACATCCGCTGATGGCGCTGCAGCTGGACAACTACAACGTCCTGATCAATCCGAACACGCTGGCCGACATCAATCTCCCGCCCGGCCTGCAGCTGGCGATCGGCACCCCGGACGGGCACCTGCTCAGCAGCACCGGCACCGCAGCCGAACGGTTGCTGTTGGCGCCACCGGCCGACGATGCCACCCGCATGCCCGGGCAGGCGCACGCGCAGGTGCTGTCCGGCAGGGGACGCCGGGGCGACTGGGCTGCGGTGGTCACCGAACCGGCCGCTTACCTGCGCGGGCCGCTGGCCGCCGCGCGGCTGCAGGTGGTGCCGGTCGGCATTGCGCTGGCCGTGCTGCTGGTCGGCCTGGTGCTGTGGGTCTCGCGGCGACGCTTGTCGCCGCTGGCGCGGCTGGAGATCGCGGTGCAGCGTGGCGAATTCGTCGTGCATTACCAACCGATCATCGCCCTGGACAGCGGCCGCTGCGTAGGCGCCGAGGCCCTGGTGCGCTGGCAGCAGCCCGATGGCGTGCTGGTGCCGCCGGACGCCTTCATTCCGCTGGCCGAAGAGAGCGGCCTGATCCTGCCGATCACCGATCTGGTGGTGGCCGAAGTCATCCGCGATCTCGGCCCCACCCTGGCCGCCGAACCGTCGCTGCATGTGGCCATCAACGTCTCGGCCGGGGACATCAAGAGCGGCCGCGTGCAGTCGGTGCTGGCCGACGCGCTGCGGGGTACCGGCGTGGACAGCGGGCAGGTCTGGGTGGAGGCGACCGAACGCAGCCTGATGGACATCGATGCCGCGCGCACCACCATCACGCATCTGCGTGGCGCCGGCCACACCGTCTCCATCGACGACTTCGGCACCGGCTATTCCAGCCTGCAGTATCTGCAAGGCCTGCCGCTGGATGCCTTGAAGATCGACAAATCGTTCGTGGACACCATCGGCACGCACTCGGCCACCAGCTCGGTCACCGCGCACATCATCGAAATGGCCAAGACGCTGCAGCTGCGCACCATCGCCGAAGGGGTCGAGCGCCAGGAACAGCTGGATTACCTGCGCGCGCACGGCGTGGACCTGGCGCAGGGCTGGCTGTTCTCGCGCGCGCTGCCGGCCATCGGCTTCATCGCCTATCAGGCACAGGCGCGAAGGTCGGCGCGCTGAGTCATGCGATTGCCACCTTGCCGCCTGGCCTTGTGGCCATTGGCCATGGGCCGCTGGTGATTTGTCAGTGGGGATTTGTGATTGGCGCGCCGCATGGACCATGCGCATGCCGCGTCCTGCGTACTGGCAACCGCAGTTCGGCGCCGTCAGCAAACGCCCCACACGCCAGCAGTGCGTACACGCTCCAGCCCAAGAAAAAAGCCGCCAGTGGTGGCGGCCTGTTTCGTTGGATCACGCGCCCTGCAGCGCTGCGCTGCGCTCGCGCACCGGCTTGGGCCGGCTCGGGAACGCGTGCCGCACGATCCGCCACATCACCTGCCCGAACTGCCGCGGCAGCGAGCCGGTGTTGTAGTGCTGGCCGTAGCGCGCACAGATCTGCTTCACTTCGACCGCGATCTGCGCATACCGGTTGGCCGGCAGGTCCGGATAGAAGTGGTGTTCGATCTGGTGGCTCAGATTGCCCGACAGCACGTTCATCAGCTTGCCGCCGGTCAGATTCGACGAGCCGCGCAACTGGCGCAGATACCAGTGGCCGCGCGATTCGTTGCGGATCGATTCCTTCGGAAACACTTCCGCGTCGGCGGTGAAATGACCGCAGAAGATGATCACGAAGGTCCAGATGCTGCGCAGCACGTTGGCGGCCAGGTTGCCCAGCAGCACGGTCAGGAAGAACGGACCGGCCAGCGCCGGGAACACGATGTAGTCCTTGAGCATCTGGCGGCCCATCTTGCGGCCGACCGGCAGGAACGAAGCGCGCAATTCGGCGGTCTTCATCTTGCCGGCGAACCAGCGGCCCAGGCGCAGGTCCTGGATGGCCACGCCCCACTCGAACAGCAGCGCGAACACCACTGCAATGAAGGGCTGCATCAGGTAGAACGGGCGCCAGCGCTGCTCGGGGAAGATGCGCAACAGGCCGTAGCCGATGTCGTCGTCCATGCCGCGCACGTTGGTGTAGGTGTGGTGCTTGAAGTTGTGCGTCTTGCGCCAGTTGTCGCCAGTGGCAACGATGTCCCACTCGTAGGTATTGCCGTTGAGCTGCGGATCGCCCATCCAGTCGTACTGGCCGTGCATGACGTTGTGGCCCAGCTCCATGTTCTCCAGGATCTTGGACAGCGTCAGCAGCAGCACGCCGGCGATCCAGGCCGGAACCAGCACGCTGTGCACGAAGGCGCCCAGGAACAGCAGCGCGCGGCCGGACACGCCGGTCCAGCGCACGGCCGCCACGATGCGGCGGATGTAGCGTGCATCGTCGGCACCTACCTGCTTCAGCACGCGGGCGCGGATGGCATCGAGCTCGTCGCCGAAGGATTGCAGCTCGGCGGCAGACAGGGCGCGGTTATGGACTCGGCTCATGCAGGTTCCTTACAGATCCAGGATCAGGTCGGTGCTCGGGGCACTGATGCACAGGCGGACCTGTGCGGTGGGTTCGTTGCTGCGCTCGCCGGTCAGCAGGTGGCGCGTGGTGCCGGCCTGGCGCGCGCAGGCGCAGCTATTGCAGATGCCCATGCGGCAGCCGTGTTTTGGCCGCAAGCCCTGGGCTTCCAGCCCTTCCAGCAGCGACTGGCCGCGCGACAGGCTCAGCGTACGGCCGCTGCGTGACAGCTGGACCTGCACCTGCCCGGCCTCGGCCTCGTCCAGCGCCGGCACGCTGAAGGCCTCGGCCTGGAACGCC
The window above is part of the Xanthomonas campestris pv. badrii genome. Proteins encoded here:
- a CDS encoding P-II family nitrogen regulator encodes the protein MLRARHALGSVPMKMIMAIVKPFKLDDVREALAGCGVAGITVTEVKGFGRQKGHTELYRGAEYVVDFLPKVKIEVAVTDDQAERVVEAIVAAAGTGKIGDGKVFVYDLGSVVRIRTGELDSDAL
- the ubiK gene encoding ubiquinone biosynthesis accessory factor UbiK; amino-acid sequence: MIDFNQLDDLARRLSDLVPPGLRQSREELQSTFKGALQAGLGKLDLVTREEFDVQRAVLLRTREKLDALEQAVAALEARATGTPPSAAPGSDTP
- a CDS encoding YifB family Mg chelatase-like AAA ATPase; protein product: MSLALVHSRARVGVHAPEVRVEVHLSGGLPSTQIVGLPEAAVRESRERVRAALLCAQFEFPARRITINLAPADLPKEGGRFDMPIALGILAASGQIDRQALAEYEFLGELALTGELRGVDGVLPAALAAAQAGRRLIVPLSNGAEAAIAGHVQAFTARTLLEVCAALNGTQPAPAAELAGATLGARALPDMADVRGQPHARRALEIAAAGGHHLLLVGSPGCGKTLLASRLPGLLPDASEAEALETAAITSVSGRGLDLARWRQRPYRSPHHTASAVALVGGGTHPRPGEISLAHNGVLFLDELPEWQRQTLEVLREPLESGLVTISRAARSVDFPARFQLVAAMNPCPCGWAGDGSGRCRCSSDSIRRYRSRISGPLLDRIDLHVEVPRLPAQALRSGTPGEDSASVRARVVAARQRQLARGALPNAQLDQPDTDRHCRLQGDDQVLLERAIEHLQLSARSMHRILRVARTIADLDDSADIATRHLTEAIGYRKLDRALGTASAA
- a CDS encoding DUF1153 domain-containing protein is translated as MSAVMDEEQIKRWTARRKSALVLEIIQGKTTVALASRQFDLTPNEIEGWVEEGKRGLENALRAKPEDVREQYERQLKELQEAYGEAMLELRARKKLAALLGKDES
- a CDS encoding IS3 family transposase is translated as MASIQQGLKEDGFDVSMVKLCRWFGVPRRSVYYTPRKAAPKVKPELAEPIKAMIEAEPSFGYRTVAGLLRMNKNTVQRIFQIKGWQVRKRAVGKRPRIEALPSVASAPNQRWATDLCRIWGGKDGWLSLALVIDCHTRQLLGWQLSRTGRASTAVAALEQALITRFGTLGKVKEPFLLRSDNGLVFTSRDYTRLVAGYGMKQEFITPHCPQQNGMVERVIRTLKEQCVHRHRFESLAHALRVISDWIGFYNRQRPHQALNMMTPDQAYAATLTT
- a CDS encoding EAL domain-containing protein; this translates as MKRQRIISLTVLLVAVCATLPIGLSYYLAWRLALSREEGRLSQLAALSIRRTETAFDEAHGALLSMAASRLTPCSPAHLAQMRALVLTSQYIVELGHFRQGRLRCTSWGLLPASIPQRRADFVVKRGIAVTTRLLPLANPQHPLMALQLDNYNVLINPNTLADINLPPGLQLAIGTPDGHLLSSTGTAAERLLLAPPADDATRMPGQAHAQVLSGRGRRGDWAAVVTEPAAYLRGPLAAARLQVVPVGIALAVLLVGLVLWVSRRRLSPLARLEIAVQRGEFVVHYQPIIALDSGRCVGAEALVRWQQPDGVLVPPDAFIPLAEESGLILPITDLVVAEVIRDLGPTLAAEPSLHVAINVSAGDIKSGRVQSVLADALRGTGVDSGQVWVEATERSLMDIDAARTTITHLRGAGHTVSIDDFGTGYSSLQYLQGLPLDALKIDKSFVDTIGTHSATSSVTAHIIEMAKTLQLRTIAEGVERQEQLDYLRAHGVDLAQGWLFSRALPAIGFIAYQAQARRSAR
- a CDS encoding fatty acid desaturase family protein — encoded protein: MSRVHNRALSAAELQSFGDELDAIRARVLKQVGADDARYIRRIVAAVRWTGVSGRALLFLGAFVHSVLVPAWIAGVLLLTLSKILENMELGHNVMHGQYDWMGDPQLNGNTYEWDIVATGDNWRKTHNFKHHTYTNVRGMDDDIGYGLLRIFPEQRWRPFYLMQPFIAVVFALLFEWGVAIQDLRLGRWFAGKMKTAELRASFLPVGRKMGRQMLKDYIVFPALAGPFFLTVLLGNLAANVLRSIWTFVIIFCGHFTADAEVFPKESIRNESRGHWYLRQLRGSSNLTGGKLMNVLSGNLSHQIEHHFYPDLPANRYAQIAVEVKQICARYGQHYNTGSLPRQFGQVMWRIVRHAFPSRPKPVRERSAALQGA